A genomic window from Bos javanicus breed banteng chromosome 13, ARS-OSU_banteng_1.0, whole genome shotgun sequence includes:
- the PDRG1 gene encoding p53 and DNA damage-regulated protein 1 isoform X2 encodes MLSPEAERVLRYLVEVEELAEEVLADKRQIVDLDTKRNRNREGLRALQKDLSLTEDVMVCFGNMFIRMPHPETKEMIEKDQEHLDKEIERLRKQLKVKVNRLFEAQGF; translated from the exons ATGCTGTCGCCCGAGGCGGAACGGGTGCTGCGGTACCTGGTGGAGGTGGAGGAGCTCGCCGAGGAGGTGCTGGCGGACAAACGGCAG ATTGTGGACCTGGATACCAAAAGGAATCGGAACCGGGAGGGCCTGAGGGCCCTGCAGAAGGATCTCAGCCTCACTG AAGACGTGATGGTTTGCTTTGGGAACATGTTTATCAGGATGCCTCACCCTGAGACAAAGGAAATGATTGAGAAAG ATCAGGAACATCTggataaagaaatagaaagactCCGGAAACAACTTAAAGTGAAGGTCAATCGCCTCTTTGAGGCCCAAG GCTTCTGA
- the PDRG1 gene encoding p53 and DNA damage-regulated protein 1 isoform X1, producing the protein MLSPEAERVLRYLVEVEELAEEVLADKRQIVDLDTKRNRNREGLRALQKDLSLTEDVMVCFGNMFIRMPHPETKEMIEKDQEHLDKEIERLRKQLKVKVNRLFEAQGKPELKGFNLTPLNQDELKALKVILKG; encoded by the exons ATGCTGTCGCCCGAGGCGGAACGGGTGCTGCGGTACCTGGTGGAGGTGGAGGAGCTCGCCGAGGAGGTGCTGGCGGACAAACGGCAG ATTGTGGACCTGGATACCAAAAGGAATCGGAACCGGGAGGGCCTGAGGGCCCTGCAGAAGGATCTCAGCCTCACTG AAGACGTGATGGTTTGCTTTGGGAACATGTTTATCAGGATGCCTCACCCTGAGACAAAGGAAATGATTGAGAAAG ATCAGGAACATCTggataaagaaatagaaagactCCGGAAACAACTTAAAGTGAAGGTCAATCGCCTCTTTGAGGCCCAAG GCAAACCGGAGCTGAAGGGCTTTAACCTGACTCCCCTCAACCAGGATGAGCTTAAAGCTCTCAAGGTCATCTTGAAAGGATGA